From one Streptomyces sp. ICC1 genomic stretch:
- the rarD gene encoding EamA family transporter RarD yields MKAENEQRTGLLYGFGAYGMWGVVPLFWPLLQPAGAIEILAHRMVWSLGAVGLALLVLRRWSWMGELLRQPRKLALLVAAAALITVNWGVYIWSVNNGAVVEASLGYFINPLVTIALGVILLGERLRRRQWAAVGIGVAAVLVLAVGYGRPPWISLVLAFSFAAYGLIKKKLNMGGLESLTAETVLLFLPALGYLLWLSWQGQSTFASQGSGHSALLASTGLVTAIPLVCFGAAAIRVPLSTLGLLQYTAPVFQFGLGVLYFHEAMPPARWAGFSLVWVALSILTWDALRSARRNRALRLGALPVGGPAGAKATATTTATATATTATAAVTAEAKAPAGAA; encoded by the coding sequence GTGAAGGCGGAGAACGAGCAGCGCACGGGTCTGCTCTACGGATTCGGCGCCTACGGGATGTGGGGCGTCGTACCCCTCTTCTGGCCACTCCTGCAGCCGGCCGGCGCGATCGAGATCCTCGCCCACCGCATGGTGTGGTCCCTGGGCGCGGTCGGCCTGGCCCTGCTCGTCCTGCGCCGCTGGAGCTGGATGGGAGAGCTGCTGCGCCAGCCCCGCAAGCTGGCGCTCCTCGTGGCCGCCGCCGCCCTGATCACCGTGAACTGGGGCGTGTACATCTGGTCCGTCAACAACGGCGCGGTGGTCGAGGCCAGCCTCGGCTACTTCATCAACCCCCTGGTCACCATCGCGCTCGGCGTCATCCTCCTCGGCGAACGGCTGCGCCGCCGGCAGTGGGCGGCGGTCGGCATCGGCGTGGCCGCCGTGCTGGTGCTGGCCGTCGGCTACGGCCGGCCGCCGTGGATCTCGCTCGTGCTGGCCTTCTCGTTCGCCGCGTACGGGCTGATCAAGAAGAAGCTCAACATGGGCGGCCTGGAATCGCTGACCGCCGAGACCGTGCTGCTCTTCCTGCCCGCCCTCGGCTACCTGCTGTGGCTCAGCTGGCAGGGCCAGTCGACCTTCGCCTCCCAGGGATCGGGGCACTCCGCGCTGCTCGCCTCCACCGGGCTGGTCACCGCGATCCCGCTGGTCTGCTTCGGGGCGGCCGCGATCCGGGTACCGCTGTCCACCCTCGGACTGCTGCAGTACACGGCCCCCGTCTTCCAGTTCGGGCTCGGCGTCCTGTACTTCCACGAGGCCATGCCGCCCGCCCGCTGGGCCGGTTTCTCCCTGGTCTGGGTCGCCCTGTCGATCCTCACCTGGGACGCCCTGCGCTCCGCCCGCCGCAACCGCGCCCTGCGGCTCGGGGCCCTTCCGGTGGGCGGCCCGGCCGGCGCGAAGGCCACTGCCACCACCACTGCCACTGCCACCGCCACCACTGCCACCGCCGCTGTCACCGCCGAGGCCAAGGCCCCGGCGGGCGCCGCGTAG